A genome region from Tenrec ecaudatus isolate mTenEca1 chromosome 13, mTenEca1.hap1, whole genome shotgun sequence includes the following:
- the LRRFIP1 gene encoding leucine-rich repeat flightless-interacting protein 1 isoform X8, whose product MDMGTQGSGRKRLPTRERLSAEDDALSLIAREAEARLAAKRAARAEAREIRMKELERQQKEIYQVQKKYYGLDTKWGDIEQWMEDSERYSRRSRRSTTASEEDERLSGCSRGSLRVEERPERDFVEKGSRNMPSLCAAALASLGGTSSRRGSGDTSISAGTEASIREIKELNELKDQIQDVEGKYMQGLKEMKDSLAEVEEKYKKAMVSNAQLDNEKTNFMYQVDTLKDLLLQVEEELAESRRQYEEKNKECEREKHAHGILQFQFAEVKEALKQREEMLEEIRQLQQKQATCVRELSDLQETIEWKDKKIGALERQKEFFDSLRSERDDLRDEVVTLREELKKHGIVLNAEAAPNSTLNGLSPSTVTTEEAGALTSTGDGALGRARASEVENAMVAAVGRGASLQEAGHEQHTEGGGEDHARPAGSLPAANPEDPRPAAEGQAPPSEAPATSASEERPESAPGDGPGTCPEAEQCQGNALDQQDERQAGGKEEDGEAHLGEVRVAPCLESGPPHRPEVDRAGGTDAGGACGSPTEAVEEAEVARNGEHAGTVASGPPGGHREPMNQDGNHMSDQEATELQEALAQPVEAQREKEEEDGGAEPAGEEHTQTRIHTPPCSPAATGSHQQAQGAGEAGPGGEPLHLKEPEEDRGGHGGEPSGSPQKKTKNKKKKNKKKKSPAAVETLGDVKEEATFQKADQSEGSEEKQGGGTEGRPAGEAPPEGTQGAVPETVPESSDRPEGPDVELNGTLSQEDEGVETEAGRGLSGGDAFSLAEDTTVPTGTGAGDQEAAESAANDTVGREDAPEGSSVDPEEDVSGASQTDSTEEHVMSAPSQTPGDAVESTGLEQQAAAAAPLEEPGDLESEDREDPRGGTEKGKSKEDCTMS is encoded by the exons AAATACTATGGGCTGGACACAAAGTGGGGTGACATCGAGCAGTGGATG GAGGACAGCGAGCGCTACTCACGTAGATCTCGGAGGAGCACAACG gccTCCGAGGAAGATGAGCGTTTGTCAGGGTGTAGTCGCGGCAGCCTACGG GTTGAGGAGAGGCCGGAGAGAGACTTCGTCGAGAAG GGCTCCCGGAACATGCCCAGCTTGTGTGCAGCCGCCCTGGCCTCTCTGGGTGGGACGTCCTCCCGGAGGGGCAGTGGGGACACATCCATCTCCGCGGGCACCGAGGCCTCCATCAGGGAGATCAAG GAGCTCAATGAGTTAAAAGACCAGATTCAGGATGTAGAAGGCAAATACATGCAGGGGCTGAAAGAGATGAAG GACTCGCTGGCCGAGGTGGAGGAGAAGTACAAGAAGGCCATGGTGTCCAACGCCCAGCTGGACAACGAGAAGACGAACTTTATGTACCAGGTGGACACCCTGAAGGACCTGCTGCTGCAGGTGGAGGAGGAGCTGGCGGAGTCCCGGCGGCAGTACGAGGAGAAAAACAAA GAGTGTGAGAGGGAGAAGCACGCACACGGCATCCTGCAGTTCCAGTTTGCGGAGGTGAAGGAGGCGCTGAAACAGCGGGAAGAAATGCTCGAG GAAATCCGGCAGCTACAGCAGAAACAGGCCACTTGTGTCAGGGAGCTTTCTGATCTCCAGGAAACAATAGAGTGGAAGGACAAAAAGATAGGG GCCTTAGAGAGGCAAAAAGAGTTCTTTGACTCCCTGCGGAGTGAGCGGGATGATCTTAGAGACGAAGTGGTCACACTGAGAGAGGAACTGAAG AAACATGGAATCGTCCTAAATGCAGAAGCAGCCCCCAACAGCACCCTCAATGGCCTCAGCCCCTCCACAGTGACCACAGAGGAGGCGGGTGCCCTCACGTCCACAGGCGATGGAGCGCTCG GAAGAGCCCGAGCATCAGAGGTGGAAAATGCGATGGTGGCGGCTGTGGGGCGAGGAGCCAGCTTGCAGGAAGCTGGGCACGAGCAGCACACAGAGGGCGGCGGGGAGGACCATGCCCGCCCAGCGGGGTCACTGCCTGCGGCCAACCCCGAGGACCCGAGACCCGCTGCCGAAGGCCAGGCCCCACCCTCAGAAGCTCCAGCCACTTCGGCAAGTGAAGAGCGGCCAGAGAGTGCACCAGGCGATGGGCCTGGCACGTGCCCCGAGGCAGAGCAGTGCCAGGGGAATGCCCTGGATCAGCAGGATGAAAGGCAGGCAGGCGGAAAAGAAGAGGATGGTGAAGCCCACCTGGGAGAGGTTAGGGTCGCCCCTTGTCTGGAGTCTGGTCCTCCGCACAGACCCGAAGTCGACAGGGCAGGTGGTACAGATGCCGGGGGCGCTTGCGGGAGCCCCACAGAGGCTGTGGAAGAGGCAGAGGTGGCTCGCAATGGGGAGCACGCGGGCACAGTGGCCTCTGGTCCTCCCGGGGGTCACAGAGAGCCCATGAATCAAGATGGAAACCACATGAGCGACCAGGAAGCCACTGAGCTCCAGGAGGCCCTGGCACAGCCGGTTGAGGCccagagggagaaggaggaagaagacgGTGGGGCAGAGCCCGCGGGTGAGGAACACACGCAGACCCGCATCCACACCCCTCCTTGCTCTCCTGCAGCCACAGGCAGCCATCAGCAAGCTCAGGGGGCCGGGGAGGCGGGTCCTGGGGGTGAGCCCCTGCATCTGAAAGAACCCGAGGAAGACAGGGGTGGCCATGGGGGAGAACCCTCGGGCTCTCCACAGAAGAAgacaaagaacaagaagaaaaaaaacaagaaaaagaagtcGCCCGCAGCAGTCGAAACCCTGGGAGACGTGAAGGAGGAGGCAACATTTCAGAAGGCGGATCAGAGTGAAGGGAGCGAGGAAAAGCAGGGTGGAGGCACCGAGGGGAGGCCGGCGGGAGAAGCCCCGCCCGAGGGGACGCAAGGCGCTGTGCCGGAGACGGTCCCTGAGAGCAGTGACAGGCCGGAGGGTCCTGACGTTGAGTTGAATGGGACACTCAGCCAGGAAGACGAGGGCGTGGAGACCGAGGCCGGGAGAGGACTCTCTGGTGGAGACGCGTTCAGTTTGGCAGAGGACACCACTGTACCGACAGGCACCGGGGCTGGCGATCAAGAAGCAGCCGAAAGCGCTGCTAACGatactgtgggaagagaagacgcCCCTGAAGGCAGCTCTGTAGACCCCGAGGAGGACGTCAGCGGTGCCTCCCAGACAGACAGCACAGAGGAGCATGTGATGTCAGCACCGAGTCAGACCCCCGGGGACGCGGTGGAGAGCACTGGCCTAGAGCagcaggcggcggcggcggcgccctTGGAGGAGCCCGGGGACCTAGAGTCAGAAGACAGAGAAGATCCACGGGGTGGGACCGAGAAGGGGAAAAGCAAAGAAGACTGCACCATGTCCTGA
- the LRRFIP1 gene encoding leucine-rich repeat flightless-interacting protein 1 isoform X12, translating to MDMGTQGSGRKRLPTRERLSAEDDALSLIAREAEARLAAKRAARAEAREIRMKELERQQKEIYQVQKKYYGLDTKWGDIEQWMEDSERYSRRSRRSTTASEEDERLSGCSRGSLRVEERPERDFVEKGSRNMPSLCAAALASLGGTSSRRGSGDTSISAGTEASIREIKELNELKDQIQDVEGKYMQGLKEMKDSLAEVEEKYKKAMVSNAQLDNEKTNFMYQVDTLKDLLLQVEEELAESRRQYEEKNKECEREKHAHGILQFQFAEVKEALKQREEMLEALERQKEFFDSLRSERDDLRDEVVTLREELKKHGIVLNAEAAPNSTLNGLSPSTVTTEEAGALTSTGDGALGRARASEVENAMVAAVGRGASLQEAGHEQHTEGGGEDHARPAGSLPAANPEDPRPAAEGQAPPSEAPATSASEERPESAPGDGPGTCPEAEQCQGNALDQQDERQAGGKEEDGEAHLGEVRVAPCLESGPPHRPEVDRAGGTDAGGACGSPTEAVEEAEVARNGEHAGTVASGPPGGHREPMNQDGNHMSDQEATELQEALAQPVEAQREKEEEDGGAEPAGEEHTQTRIHTPPCSPAATGSHQQAQGAGEAGPGGEPLHLKEPEEDRGGHGGEPSGSPQKKTKNKKKKNKKKKSPAAVETLGDVKEEATFQKADQSEGSEEKQGGGTEGRPAGEAPPEGTQGAVPETVPESSDRPEGPDVELNGTLSQEDEGVETEAGRGLSGGDAFSLAEDTTVPTGTGAGDQEAAESAANDTVGREDAPEGSSVDPEEDVSGASQTDSTEEHVMSAPSQTPGDAVESTGLEQQAAAAAPLEEPGDLESEDREDPRGGTEKGKSKEDCTMS from the exons AAATACTATGGGCTGGACACAAAGTGGGGTGACATCGAGCAGTGGATG GAGGACAGCGAGCGCTACTCACGTAGATCTCGGAGGAGCACAACG gccTCCGAGGAAGATGAGCGTTTGTCAGGGTGTAGTCGCGGCAGCCTACGG GTTGAGGAGAGGCCGGAGAGAGACTTCGTCGAGAAG GGCTCCCGGAACATGCCCAGCTTGTGTGCAGCCGCCCTGGCCTCTCTGGGTGGGACGTCCTCCCGGAGGGGCAGTGGGGACACATCCATCTCCGCGGGCACCGAGGCCTCCATCAGGGAGATCAAG GAGCTCAATGAGTTAAAAGACCAGATTCAGGATGTAGAAGGCAAATACATGCAGGGGCTGAAAGAGATGAAG GACTCGCTGGCCGAGGTGGAGGAGAAGTACAAGAAGGCCATGGTGTCCAACGCCCAGCTGGACAACGAGAAGACGAACTTTATGTACCAGGTGGACACCCTGAAGGACCTGCTGCTGCAGGTGGAGGAGGAGCTGGCGGAGTCCCGGCGGCAGTACGAGGAGAAAAACAAA GAGTGTGAGAGGGAGAAGCACGCACACGGCATCCTGCAGTTCCAGTTTGCGGAGGTGAAGGAGGCGCTGAAACAGCGGGAAGAAATGCTCGAG GCCTTAGAGAGGCAAAAAGAGTTCTTTGACTCCCTGCGGAGTGAGCGGGATGATCTTAGAGACGAAGTGGTCACACTGAGAGAGGAACTGAAG AAACATGGAATCGTCCTAAATGCAGAAGCAGCCCCCAACAGCACCCTCAATGGCCTCAGCCCCTCCACAGTGACCACAGAGGAGGCGGGTGCCCTCACGTCCACAGGCGATGGAGCGCTCG GAAGAGCCCGAGCATCAGAGGTGGAAAATGCGATGGTGGCGGCTGTGGGGCGAGGAGCCAGCTTGCAGGAAGCTGGGCACGAGCAGCACACAGAGGGCGGCGGGGAGGACCATGCCCGCCCAGCGGGGTCACTGCCTGCGGCCAACCCCGAGGACCCGAGACCCGCTGCCGAAGGCCAGGCCCCACCCTCAGAAGCTCCAGCCACTTCGGCAAGTGAAGAGCGGCCAGAGAGTGCACCAGGCGATGGGCCTGGCACGTGCCCCGAGGCAGAGCAGTGCCAGGGGAATGCCCTGGATCAGCAGGATGAAAGGCAGGCAGGCGGAAAAGAAGAGGATGGTGAAGCCCACCTGGGAGAGGTTAGGGTCGCCCCTTGTCTGGAGTCTGGTCCTCCGCACAGACCCGAAGTCGACAGGGCAGGTGGTACAGATGCCGGGGGCGCTTGCGGGAGCCCCACAGAGGCTGTGGAAGAGGCAGAGGTGGCTCGCAATGGGGAGCACGCGGGCACAGTGGCCTCTGGTCCTCCCGGGGGTCACAGAGAGCCCATGAATCAAGATGGAAACCACATGAGCGACCAGGAAGCCACTGAGCTCCAGGAGGCCCTGGCACAGCCGGTTGAGGCccagagggagaaggaggaagaagacgGTGGGGCAGAGCCCGCGGGTGAGGAACACACGCAGACCCGCATCCACACCCCTCCTTGCTCTCCTGCAGCCACAGGCAGCCATCAGCAAGCTCAGGGGGCCGGGGAGGCGGGTCCTGGGGGTGAGCCCCTGCATCTGAAAGAACCCGAGGAAGACAGGGGTGGCCATGGGGGAGAACCCTCGGGCTCTCCACAGAAGAAgacaaagaacaagaagaaaaaaaacaagaaaaagaagtcGCCCGCAGCAGTCGAAACCCTGGGAGACGTGAAGGAGGAGGCAACATTTCAGAAGGCGGATCAGAGTGAAGGGAGCGAGGAAAAGCAGGGTGGAGGCACCGAGGGGAGGCCGGCGGGAGAAGCCCCGCCCGAGGGGACGCAAGGCGCTGTGCCGGAGACGGTCCCTGAGAGCAGTGACAGGCCGGAGGGTCCTGACGTTGAGTTGAATGGGACACTCAGCCAGGAAGACGAGGGCGTGGAGACCGAGGCCGGGAGAGGACTCTCTGGTGGAGACGCGTTCAGTTTGGCAGAGGACACCACTGTACCGACAGGCACCGGGGCTGGCGATCAAGAAGCAGCCGAAAGCGCTGCTAACGatactgtgggaagagaagacgcCCCTGAAGGCAGCTCTGTAGACCCCGAGGAGGACGTCAGCGGTGCCTCCCAGACAGACAGCACAGAGGAGCATGTGATGTCAGCACCGAGTCAGACCCCCGGGGACGCGGTGGAGAGCACTGGCCTAGAGCagcaggcggcggcggcggcgccctTGGAGGAGCCCGGGGACCTAGAGTCAGAAGACAGAGAAGATCCACGGGGTGGGACCGAGAAGGGGAAAAGCAAAGAAGACTGCACCATGTCCTGA
- the LRRFIP1 gene encoding leucine-rich repeat flightless-interacting protein 1 isoform X20, producing the protein MDMGTQGSGRKRLPTRERLSAEDDALSLIAREAEARLAAKRAARAEAREIRMKELERQQKEVEERPERDFVEKGSRNMPSLCAAALASLGGTSSRRGSGDTSISAGTEASIREIKDSLAEVEEKYKKAMVSNAQLDNEKTNFMYQVDTLKDLLLQVEEELAESRRQYEEKNKECEREKHAHGILQFQFAEVKEALKQREEMLEKHGIVLNAEAAPNSTLNGLSPSTVTTEEAGALTSTGDGALGRARASEVENAMVAAVGRGASLQEAGHEQHTEGGGEDHARPAGSLPAANPEDPRPAAEGQAPPSEAPATSASEERPESAPGDGPGTCPEAEQCQGNALDQQDERQAGGKEEDGEAHLGEVRVAPCLESGPPHRPEVDRAGGTDAGGACGSPTEAVEEAEVARNGEHAGTVASGPPGGHREPMNQDGNHMSDQEATELQEALAQPVEAQREKEEEDGGAEPAGEEHTQTRIHTPPCSPAATGSHQQAQGAGEAGPGGEPLHLKEPEEDRGGHGGEPSGSPQKKTKNKKKKNKKKKSPAAVETLGDVKEEATFQKADQSEGSEEKQGGGTEGRPAGEAPPEGTQGAVPETVPESSDRPEGPDVELNGTLSQEDEGVETEAGRGLSGGDAFSLAEDTTVPTGTGAGDQEAAESAANDTVGREDAPEGSSVDPEEDVSGASQTDSTEEHVMSAPSQTPGDAVESTGLEQQAAAAAPLEEPGDLESEDREDPRGGTEKGKSKEDCTMS; encoded by the exons GTTGAGGAGAGGCCGGAGAGAGACTTCGTCGAGAAG GGCTCCCGGAACATGCCCAGCTTGTGTGCAGCCGCCCTGGCCTCTCTGGGTGGGACGTCCTCCCGGAGGGGCAGTGGGGACACATCCATCTCCGCGGGCACCGAGGCCTCCATCAGGGAGATCAAG GACTCGCTGGCCGAGGTGGAGGAGAAGTACAAGAAGGCCATGGTGTCCAACGCCCAGCTGGACAACGAGAAGACGAACTTTATGTACCAGGTGGACACCCTGAAGGACCTGCTGCTGCAGGTGGAGGAGGAGCTGGCGGAGTCCCGGCGGCAGTACGAGGAGAAAAACAAA GAGTGTGAGAGGGAGAAGCACGCACACGGCATCCTGCAGTTCCAGTTTGCGGAGGTGAAGGAGGCGCTGAAACAGCGGGAAGAAATGCTCGAG AAACATGGAATCGTCCTAAATGCAGAAGCAGCCCCCAACAGCACCCTCAATGGCCTCAGCCCCTCCACAGTGACCACAGAGGAGGCGGGTGCCCTCACGTCCACAGGCGATGGAGCGCTCG GAAGAGCCCGAGCATCAGAGGTGGAAAATGCGATGGTGGCGGCTGTGGGGCGAGGAGCCAGCTTGCAGGAAGCTGGGCACGAGCAGCACACAGAGGGCGGCGGGGAGGACCATGCCCGCCCAGCGGGGTCACTGCCTGCGGCCAACCCCGAGGACCCGAGACCCGCTGCCGAAGGCCAGGCCCCACCCTCAGAAGCTCCAGCCACTTCGGCAAGTGAAGAGCGGCCAGAGAGTGCACCAGGCGATGGGCCTGGCACGTGCCCCGAGGCAGAGCAGTGCCAGGGGAATGCCCTGGATCAGCAGGATGAAAGGCAGGCAGGCGGAAAAGAAGAGGATGGTGAAGCCCACCTGGGAGAGGTTAGGGTCGCCCCTTGTCTGGAGTCTGGTCCTCCGCACAGACCCGAAGTCGACAGGGCAGGTGGTACAGATGCCGGGGGCGCTTGCGGGAGCCCCACAGAGGCTGTGGAAGAGGCAGAGGTGGCTCGCAATGGGGAGCACGCGGGCACAGTGGCCTCTGGTCCTCCCGGGGGTCACAGAGAGCCCATGAATCAAGATGGAAACCACATGAGCGACCAGGAAGCCACTGAGCTCCAGGAGGCCCTGGCACAGCCGGTTGAGGCccagagggagaaggaggaagaagacgGTGGGGCAGAGCCCGCGGGTGAGGAACACACGCAGACCCGCATCCACACCCCTCCTTGCTCTCCTGCAGCCACAGGCAGCCATCAGCAAGCTCAGGGGGCCGGGGAGGCGGGTCCTGGGGGTGAGCCCCTGCATCTGAAAGAACCCGAGGAAGACAGGGGTGGCCATGGGGGAGAACCCTCGGGCTCTCCACAGAAGAAgacaaagaacaagaagaaaaaaaacaagaaaaagaagtcGCCCGCAGCAGTCGAAACCCTGGGAGACGTGAAGGAGGAGGCAACATTTCAGAAGGCGGATCAGAGTGAAGGGAGCGAGGAAAAGCAGGGTGGAGGCACCGAGGGGAGGCCGGCGGGAGAAGCCCCGCCCGAGGGGACGCAAGGCGCTGTGCCGGAGACGGTCCCTGAGAGCAGTGACAGGCCGGAGGGTCCTGACGTTGAGTTGAATGGGACACTCAGCCAGGAAGACGAGGGCGTGGAGACCGAGGCCGGGAGAGGACTCTCTGGTGGAGACGCGTTCAGTTTGGCAGAGGACACCACTGTACCGACAGGCACCGGGGCTGGCGATCAAGAAGCAGCCGAAAGCGCTGCTAACGatactgtgggaagagaagacgcCCCTGAAGGCAGCTCTGTAGACCCCGAGGAGGACGTCAGCGGTGCCTCCCAGACAGACAGCACAGAGGAGCATGTGATGTCAGCACCGAGTCAGACCCCCGGGGACGCGGTGGAGAGCACTGGCCTAGAGCagcaggcggcggcggcggcgccctTGGAGGAGCCCGGGGACCTAGAGTCAGAAGACAGAGAAGATCCACGGGGTGGGACCGAGAAGGGGAAAAGCAAAGAAGACTGCACCATGTCCTGA
- the LRRFIP1 gene encoding leucine-rich repeat flightless-interacting protein 1 isoform X3: MDMGTQGSGRKRLPTRERLSAEDDALSLIAREAEARLAAKRAARAEAREIRMKELERQQKEIYQVQKKYYGLDTKWGDIEQWMEDSERYSRRSRRSTTASEEDERLSGCSRGSLRAQPDAELGGSFAWVEERPERDFVEKGSRNMPSLCAAALASLGGTSSRRGSGDTSISAGTEASIREIKELNELKDQIQDVEGKYMQGLKEMKDSLAEVEEKYKKAMVSNAQLDNEKTNFMYQVDTLKDLLLQVEEELAESRRQYEEKNKECEREKHAHGILQFQFAEVKEALKQREEMLEEIRQLQQKQATCVRELSDLQETIEWKDKKIGALERQKEFFDSLRSERDDLRDEVVTLREELKKHGIVLNAEAAPNSTLNGLSPSTVTTEEAGALTSTGDGALGRARASEVENAMVAAVGRGASLQEAGHEQHTEGGGEDHARPAGSLPAANPEDPRPAAEGQAPPSEAPATSASEERPESAPGDGPGTCPEAEQCQGNALDQQDERQAGGKEEDGEAHLGEVRVAPCLESGPPHRPEVDRAGGTDAGGACGSPTEAVEEAEVARNGEHAGTVASGPPGGHREPMNQDGNHMSDQEATELQEALAQPVEAQREKEEEDGGAEPAGEEHTQTRIHTPPCSPAATGSHQQAQGAGEAGPGGEPLHLKEPEEDRGGHGGEPSGSPQKKTKNKKKKNKKKKSPAAVETLGDVKEEATFQKADQSEGSEEKQGGGTEGRPAGEAPPEGTQGAVPETVPESSDRPEGPDVELNGTLSQEDEGVETEAGRGLSGGDAFSLAEDTTVPTGTGAGDQEAAESAANDTVGREDAPEGSSVDPEEDVSGASQTDSTEEHVMSAPSQTPGDAVESTGLEQQAAAAAPLEEPGDLESEDREDPRGGTEKGKSKEDCTMS, from the exons AAATACTATGGGCTGGACACAAAGTGGGGTGACATCGAGCAGTGGATG GAGGACAGCGAGCGCTACTCACGTAGATCTCGGAGGAGCACAACG gccTCCGAGGAAGATGAGCGTTTGTCAGGGTGTAGTCGCGGCAGCCTACGG GCGCAGCCTGACGCCGAGCTCGGGGGCAGCTTCGCCTGG GTTGAGGAGAGGCCGGAGAGAGACTTCGTCGAGAAG GGCTCCCGGAACATGCCCAGCTTGTGTGCAGCCGCCCTGGCCTCTCTGGGTGGGACGTCCTCCCGGAGGGGCAGTGGGGACACATCCATCTCCGCGGGCACCGAGGCCTCCATCAGGGAGATCAAG GAGCTCAATGAGTTAAAAGACCAGATTCAGGATGTAGAAGGCAAATACATGCAGGGGCTGAAAGAGATGAAG GACTCGCTGGCCGAGGTGGAGGAGAAGTACAAGAAGGCCATGGTGTCCAACGCCCAGCTGGACAACGAGAAGACGAACTTTATGTACCAGGTGGACACCCTGAAGGACCTGCTGCTGCAGGTGGAGGAGGAGCTGGCGGAGTCCCGGCGGCAGTACGAGGAGAAAAACAAA GAGTGTGAGAGGGAGAAGCACGCACACGGCATCCTGCAGTTCCAGTTTGCGGAGGTGAAGGAGGCGCTGAAACAGCGGGAAGAAATGCTCGAG GAAATCCGGCAGCTACAGCAGAAACAGGCCACTTGTGTCAGGGAGCTTTCTGATCTCCAGGAAACAATAGAGTGGAAGGACAAAAAGATAGGG GCCTTAGAGAGGCAAAAAGAGTTCTTTGACTCCCTGCGGAGTGAGCGGGATGATCTTAGAGACGAAGTGGTCACACTGAGAGAGGAACTGAAG AAACATGGAATCGTCCTAAATGCAGAAGCAGCCCCCAACAGCACCCTCAATGGCCTCAGCCCCTCCACAGTGACCACAGAGGAGGCGGGTGCCCTCACGTCCACAGGCGATGGAGCGCTCG GAAGAGCCCGAGCATCAGAGGTGGAAAATGCGATGGTGGCGGCTGTGGGGCGAGGAGCCAGCTTGCAGGAAGCTGGGCACGAGCAGCACACAGAGGGCGGCGGGGAGGACCATGCCCGCCCAGCGGGGTCACTGCCTGCGGCCAACCCCGAGGACCCGAGACCCGCTGCCGAAGGCCAGGCCCCACCCTCAGAAGCTCCAGCCACTTCGGCAAGTGAAGAGCGGCCAGAGAGTGCACCAGGCGATGGGCCTGGCACGTGCCCCGAGGCAGAGCAGTGCCAGGGGAATGCCCTGGATCAGCAGGATGAAAGGCAGGCAGGCGGAAAAGAAGAGGATGGTGAAGCCCACCTGGGAGAGGTTAGGGTCGCCCCTTGTCTGGAGTCTGGTCCTCCGCACAGACCCGAAGTCGACAGGGCAGGTGGTACAGATGCCGGGGGCGCTTGCGGGAGCCCCACAGAGGCTGTGGAAGAGGCAGAGGTGGCTCGCAATGGGGAGCACGCGGGCACAGTGGCCTCTGGTCCTCCCGGGGGTCACAGAGAGCCCATGAATCAAGATGGAAACCACATGAGCGACCAGGAAGCCACTGAGCTCCAGGAGGCCCTGGCACAGCCGGTTGAGGCccagagggagaaggaggaagaagacgGTGGGGCAGAGCCCGCGGGTGAGGAACACACGCAGACCCGCATCCACACCCCTCCTTGCTCTCCTGCAGCCACAGGCAGCCATCAGCAAGCTCAGGGGGCCGGGGAGGCGGGTCCTGGGGGTGAGCCCCTGCATCTGAAAGAACCCGAGGAAGACAGGGGTGGCCATGGGGGAGAACCCTCGGGCTCTCCACAGAAGAAgacaaagaacaagaagaaaaaaaacaagaaaaagaagtcGCCCGCAGCAGTCGAAACCCTGGGAGACGTGAAGGAGGAGGCAACATTTCAGAAGGCGGATCAGAGTGAAGGGAGCGAGGAAAAGCAGGGTGGAGGCACCGAGGGGAGGCCGGCGGGAGAAGCCCCGCCCGAGGGGACGCAAGGCGCTGTGCCGGAGACGGTCCCTGAGAGCAGTGACAGGCCGGAGGGTCCTGACGTTGAGTTGAATGGGACACTCAGCCAGGAAGACGAGGGCGTGGAGACCGAGGCCGGGAGAGGACTCTCTGGTGGAGACGCGTTCAGTTTGGCAGAGGACACCACTGTACCGACAGGCACCGGGGCTGGCGATCAAGAAGCAGCCGAAAGCGCTGCTAACGatactgtgggaagagaagacgcCCCTGAAGGCAGCTCTGTAGACCCCGAGGAGGACGTCAGCGGTGCCTCCCAGACAGACAGCACAGAGGAGCATGTGATGTCAGCACCGAGTCAGACCCCCGGGGACGCGGTGGAGAGCACTGGCCTAGAGCagcaggcggcggcggcggcgccctTGGAGGAGCCCGGGGACCTAGAGTCAGAAGACAGAGAAGATCCACGGGGTGGGACCGAGAAGGGGAAAAGCAAAGAAGACTGCACCATGTCCTGA